CTGGGGGAAAGCACTGCTATGCTCAGCCCCAAAGACCCCAACATCCATGAGTCCCAAGCCTCAATGGTTCCCTGTTGCTTGTCACTGAATGTCTGTTCTCTCACTCCCCAAATTAATTGAACCACGGAATGATCCTAAAAATTGCTtcggttggaaaagacccttaagattgagtccaaccattgaaccaacactgccaagtccaccactaagccacatccctaagtgccacatctacacatcttttaagtATCCTTAGGGATGGGGACTCATCTactcccctgggcagcctgttccaatgcttgatcCCCctttcagtggggaaaaaaagcctccCTGATGCAACTTGAGGTCATCCATTTCCCTTCATCCTCTTGCTTGTTATGTGGAAGAAGAGACCAACACAATTTCACACAATCTCTTTCCAAGTAGTTGTAGAGAGCGGTaaggtctcccctcagcctccttttctccaggctaaccAACCCCAGCTTCCTCAGGTACACCTCCTAAGatctgtgctccagagccttcaCCAGCTCCGTTGTCCTTCTCTgcacatgctccagcacctcagtgtccttcTTGCAATGAGAGGCCTAAAGCTGGATGCAGGATTCCTGGTGTGGCCTCATCAGGGCTGAGTACAGGGaaacaatcactgccctggtcctgctggctaCACTTTTCTTGATCCAGGCCAGAAggccattggccttcttggccacatGGACACTGTCAGAGACTGAAATAATTCATGCATCAAACACTGATATAAAGTTTTACTCATTATAACTGTATAAAAACTGGATAAAGAAGTTACAACCAAAGAAGCTTCCCTGAAGATACCTGACTGGGACTTTGGACTGAAAGTTAAACTGCTAAGATTAAATAAAGGGAATTCTTCAATCACCTGaaacaaacaagtaaacaaGGACAAGAATGTGAGCCCAACCCAGCAGTTATGCTAAGAATCATCTTTGGCTTGCTTTGGGATGGGGGAGGCTGTAGCCCACAGACCCATTTGCTGGGAGCAGGTTTGCACAGATTTCACCCCCCATCTGAGCGTGAGGAGGAAGTTTTGGTGTGTTGTAACCTCTGCTCAGGGGCTGTGAACCCATCGTCCCTTGCACAAACTGGCTATGGAATCCCCAACCCTCGGAAGGCAACATCCATGGGACATTCAtgtgaggggcagctgagggggtACACTAATCCATCAAAGCccccccaaagtgcccccaCAGTCATTCCTGAGGCCTTGCACCACAGGACTGCATGTAATGCAATAAATGTGGAAGAGACAGCGGCAAACTccccccctgctccagggaggtAGGGATTTTCATACATAGCCTGAGTGTGTATTAACCCATCAGATTCTATTCTTTTTGAGGGAACCTTCACCACCAAAAAGACCAGCTGGAGAGGATCAATGGAACATCACTGGGATCCATGGAGTGGTGATACTTTCCTTATTCTGTCCCTGTTACTCTCTTTCTGTCCCCCCatctattttctatttctctctctctcatatTTACAGTCAAAAACCCATACTATTGTCACTGACATATGGTCTCATTTTCACCTTAATTTGGGCAGGGGCATTCCTAAGAACCTTAGTAATCAGATATTGACAGACATACACTGAATCATGTTCAGCTGCCATTGACAAGCAcctccaggtccttttctgctgagcagcattCCAGCCCCCATtcctccagcctgcagcactgcacgGGGTAGTTGTGACCCAAGGTTAGGACATTTACTTTTTTGAACCTCACGCAATTGGCCTTGGCCCATGATCCAGcctgcccagatccctctgcagtgccttcctgcccttccacagatcaacactcccacccaacTTATCTTCAAGTGACTGAGTTATGCCTGATTTCCTCATCCAGACTGATAAAGACAATAAATGGGACCAGGCCCGatactgagccctggggatgaccactggtgactggctaccagctggatgtaactccatgcaccaccactctctgggcctggccatccagcTGGTTTTCTAGCCAGTGAACAGTGAACTCATGTAAGCCACGAGCAGCCAGTTTCcccaggagaatgctgtgggaaacagTGTCAAATGTTTTACTGAAGTTCAGGTGGACAACATCCACAGCTTTTCACTGAGCAAGTCATCTCAACATAGGAAGAGATGAGCTTGGTCTCCTTCCTTGCCTGTCCCCTCTGAAGAGTTTATAGCCATCCATTGCAACACCCCAGCTGTGTGACTTGTCCTGCCATGTCTCTGTAATGGCAACTATGTCATAGTTTTCTTGCTCTGCCATATCTTTTCGCTCCTCCTGTTTGTAGCCCATGCTGCATACATTGGTGTTGACACACTTCAGTTGGGCTACTGATTTCTCCACATTTTTGGGCACAGGAGCTGTAATTCCTATGCCCTAATTCTCAGGTGCTTCTGTGGTTTCTAAGGCATCAATAACCCTTGGATCTTTGCAGCCACATGGATCTCCATCCCCTACCTCCACTGAGCTGGCAGACCAAAGGACCTTGCCAGCACATCATCAGACCCAGCTCCTAGTGGAGGGGGATACTCACAGTCCAGGAAGCACCACTTGGGTGACAGCTTCTGGAATGACACTGTCTTCGGCTTGGCTCCATCACCCTCCTGCATAATAAAAGAGAGGATAAAGACATAGCTTATGGCCTCTGCATCTCCCTTCAGAGCATTGCTCCTGCTTTGGGAGGTCTCTGCAGACAAAGAGGACCACAGGCACTTGGATGAAATtgaacacaggcacagcacactgCAACAGGGAGCACCATGGGACAGACTGGAGCTGACTGTAGAGCAGTGTCACAAGATGAGCCCCTGAGACTGGCACAGTGGACATGGCAGATgggcccagaggaggccatACACACCTGGAAGAGCAGGCGCTGTAAAGCAGAGGGCTGCGCAGGGAAATCCTGCAGAAAAGCAAGGTGTCCTGTTACAGCCTGTGTCTGGGCAGCCCCCCAGTCCCCCTCTCATCCCACTGGAGTTGCTTGATGTGCTGCCATATCTGGCTTTACAGACTGTCTGGCCAAGGTACCTGGTCCTTGCCTGGCTTTAAGATCAGAGCATAGAGCATACCCAAGGAGTGAGAAGAGGTAAACCATGAGGTGACCAAGGAACACCAGCCACACTGCACCATTTTAAAGGTGCAAGAGATTGCAGGAGCATCTGTCTACCACACTGACACAGTAGGAGAGCATTACTCTGTGAACCCAGGAGCTGCTAGCCATGTGCCTGCCTGTGTGTCCCCACCAGTGCCTGGGCACAAACTGGGCAGGGGACACGCAtacagagcaggcacagcaacAGGCAGATGCCAGTGTGCCAGCCCAGGCAAGCAGCTCTGCAACTCAGCTCTGACGGACTCTACACATGCAATGGATGGGATTCCCACAGGCACAAGAGCCAGCTAACAGCAGACTAAGAAAAGTCCCTTCAATCTTCAGTGCAACAATCAGATTGAGCAGTGCAGCACCAGAAGCCACACTATGGGCTTAGAAGGCATTGTTCACCAGGAGTAAGAGTAACACAGTCTGTGTACAGGTCACAGACATGTGCTAGTACATTGGCAAGGACACAAAAATTAGTGCTTGCAAATGAGAAGAGTGGGAGGGGTTATAAACCTAATCCAGGCAcctggagaaggcagagctgtgacaggAAACACAGAGCCTGTGAAGGGTTGAATGGTTATAGCCCCCCACAGGATGTGTGCTGGCTTTTTATACTACCCTGTAGTTTTTCAGAGTCACTTTCTGGGCTTGGAGAACAGTCAGAAGAGGAATGCTGAAAAAGAAGCTGTCAGACAGCAGGGAGCAACAAGGCATCCAGCTTGGGACCCTGCCTTCAGCCCATGGTGAAGGCAAACCATGACCTCTAAGCATGACCCAAAGCAAGAGTGTGTATGGTGGTGTGTGCAGGTCAAGGTGGCTTAGAAATCCTTTCTCTGAGTCCCTTCATCCTCAGTATTAAGCTATGACCACTTTTCACGCAGACTCACCTCCTGTAGCTTCTCAATCTGGGTCCGGCACAACTCCAGGTCACTGTCTCCTGGAACCACGATGATCCccagtggcacagctgcaggacagggcacaggctCAATTCAGGGAGCAGCCCGTGCCTCATTCCCAAGACCTCACAGTTTAGCTACAGGCTTTGTCAGACTTGGGgactgcagctcccacccccGGTCACTCAGCTGGTCACTCACAGGCTTCCTTGAGCTTCTCCTTGTCATAGTTCAGTGCCTCATAGTCGCGCATGCTGATGCGGCTCACCCGGATCCGCAACCGCTCGGGcactggctgctggctgtgtgcagggggcaaggaaaaaggaagatatCAGAAAGTGACACCCTGCTTTCTCCTTATTCCCCTAATCCCTCCAAAATAGGCAAGAGTATTGTATAGACTGGTGTGGGGAGCTTGgcaccagcagcttctccagcatCAGGGCCTTCTCCAGCATTGAGAGACCCACTCCCTTCCCAGACCCAACCCAAGAAAGGACTGAAATGCCTCTGCCAGTCATGGATCAGTCCCATCTCTTTCCCTGCCAACCATCCTTCCTTGGAGAGGAGGTGGCAGATCAATCTGAGGAACCTACTCATTGAGCAGAGGCATGGAGTTGCGCCGCTTGGTCTTCTGCAGCATGTTGGCTTGGTTGCGCAGAGAGATGTGGATGCAGGAAGCTGCCAGCTTGCAGGGCTCTCCATCTACCTGCATGGGGATGGCCTTGGATGTGGTGAGAACCACCTGCCGGCACTGACAGAGCCGCTCCCCATGGCCACCGACTTGCAAGGCAGCCTGTGAAAGGGTCCAGAGTGAGAGCAGAACATGGACTGAGACGTGGATGAGGGGAACATCCATTGTCATCTGGTTGTTACAAGTGAACCAAGTTCTGAGGGTCTCAGGTATGATTTCAGTGAGAAGGGACTCACAGAGACCAGGGCATGACAACACCTCACCTAAATCTTAGAGAGCAGACACTGTCATATAGGCCAGCACCACAACTCTCCCAGAGAGGATCTGTGGAGCTGTGGGCTGGCTGACACATGGTCAATGGGACCATTCACTCCCCTGACTGCTACCTACAACCGGCAACAGCACTAACTCACCAGTGATGTCATGGTGAAGCCGATAACTTCAATGCAGCCATCATCATGGCGCTGGGGCTCGAAGTCATGGTGCTCCCCAGGGTTGCCCCAGGGCATGGTGCCTGCACAGTACCTGTgaaaggacaagaagaaatacCTGGACtggcaccccaaacccaggcAGGGATCTACAGCACAGGTGTGAAAAGCCCAGTGTATGAAGACAGGTCCTGAGGGTGCTCACCTTGGGATGTTAAGGAAGACCAGGCACTGGGGCTTCAGGTCCTGAATCTTGGAGGTCAGGTCTATCCCATCACACTAGAGACAACACAAGGGTGTTCAGGCTGCTGTAAGGAGGAGCCTGGTCCATCCTACTCACTTAAGAAGAAATGgcctccctcctctgctccctaCAGTGAATGTTCTCCAAGTCAGGGGAAGCTGATGCTCCCAGGAAGCTCCCCATTCATTCCCCAACCCTGACATACTCAGTGTGCCAAGGGACATTCTTCACACCTCCACAGCTCACCCCCTCCCTGGACGAGAGCACCCCAGCATACTCACAACCAGCCTGACATGCTTCGCCAAGTCTTTGGAGCTCCCGGTGAGGAAGTCGGAGAAGGCCGTCTGCCAAGGTAAGAGACAGAGTTAGTGCCCAGGTGTTCACCAGAATGGGAAGCCAGGAAGCCTGCCACTGACCTGCAACTCAGCCTGCCACTGACCTGCAACTCAGCCTGCCTCTGACCTGCAACTCAGCCTGCCTCTGACCTGCAACTCAGCCTGCCTCTGACCTGACACAGACCCCAGCTGATCAAAGCTGCAAACCCCTTTTTCATCCACTGTCAGAAGTCTTCTTCTCCAAAATGACCTGATCCATTCCCCCTGCTATTTCGCCTACCAAAAACCTTGAGGCACCTTCAGTAACATGCTCTAGTATTCCCTCGCCAGCCCAGTCCTGACTTTAGGGAAGAGCTGACAAGATGAGTCTCCTCCAGTGAGAATCAAGTAACAAGAGACAAATTCAGTCTCAAGCTGAGATGAAGTACCACCAAACAGAGCTGAAGTGACCCCATCTAGAGATTCCAGGAGGGACAGTATGGGTCTCCTTTGGGCTTAACTGTGCAGACAGCAAAACAGACACAAGCAGGACAGATGTGagatggcacagagcagcactcgGCCTTCAGTACTGCTCGAATACCAGTCACCAGACACATGGCTAGAAAGTATATTGAGGATGGGGAGACAGAGGAACAAAGACGATACTGAGACACAAAGCTCTAGAGGTGAGACACAGGAGGGTGGTGTAATTAGTCAGGAAGCTGTAACTAGTCCAAGGTATATAATAAAAGACCAAAGTAGTGTGCAGACTATGGAAAggcttccttttcctctccagaggGGACAGtctgccttcccacagctccagggaggtCCTGCCTGGGTGACCACCCGTGAGCTTGAGATCAAGAACAATAGTGGCAGGAGATCAATACAGCAACTGTACTGCAGGCCACAGAGCAAGTTGTACTGCCAACAGCACTCACAGCCAAAGGAGAGCTGTgactcccagcactgcagcatttcTCCAGCAAATTTCCAGCTTCAGGCTGGGGGCTTAGCTTGGGTGCATGTGACGGTCCGTGTAGCTCAAATGGGTGAGTTTAGGGTGTAGGCAGGAGGCAGGTCcatgcctgtgctgcagctgacgTTAAGGCTGCTATGACAGCAGGCTCAGATATCCCTCACACACTCACCCCAGCATAGAACATTTTATTCCGAAACCGGCTGTTGAACTTCTCTGGGTTGGCCTctagggaaaggagaaaaaagtccAGGTCACTGGCCTacacatggaaatatttcactTGCCAGCTCTCCTCAGACACAGCTCTCCAGCCAGCCTCAGCCAGGGGTCTGGCCCCAGCTTATTTCCTGTGCAGGCACCCCTCTTCCCCCTTTGCAGCTTGGACTTGCTCCTCCTGTTTCACCTCCAACTCTGTCCCTGAAGCAATTCTCGTGTTCCCTTTCCTGAGGAACCCACAAATGAGAACAGGCCCATCCCACAGACCCCAACCAAGTCCTGCCACTGTCCTGTACCTCGAGATTCGTGGAACTCCAGCGTCACCCGTGCATCAAAGCCAAGGCTGAAGTAGTTATTAAAGACATCCAAAGGGAGCTGAAATGGAAAGGAGAAATAAGGATGAGGTTGCCCACATGTGCCCATGGCACAGATGAAGTCACGTTACAGCAGAGCCATTACAGTGCTCATGAGGCTGAGGGACCCTGCTTGCCTTTTTCCTAGGAAAATACAGAGGTCACCAGCCTGAGATGACGGATTAGTTCCTGGCTCCTAGGGGTAAGGGAAATGATCCAAGGGGACACACTCTGCTATCTGAGGTTTCTGTAGTTACCCATGTTTCTGTTAAAGAAAACAGTCTCACAGAAAACTGGGCTTATACCTGTTGTAAGTTGTGATTAAAAACCTTTGGTAGGCATTTAGTTATGAACTCTACATACACTCTTGCTATGAATGCTGTGGCTCAGAGCCATGAACAGAATGGTGGAATTGGAGGAGTGAGAGGGAAACACCAACCCAAGAATGGAGCCCCAAGTGCTGGGATTGCCTGAGCCAGTGGCAGAAGAGAGAATGCAGACTCTAGCACAGGGAACATGTGCTAGACATGGAGAGGAGGTGTCCCACCTTGTCAGCAGCTGCCTCATCCTTTTCCTCAGGGTTTGTGTCAGGGTTTGGCTCCACATGGAGATTCCAGCGATCGAGCTGTACTATGTTCCCATCTTCTACATGTGATAGGATCTTGGACAGAGGCTCATCTGTGTAACCCTGGTGaagagaaggacctggggagTCTCATGCCTACCTCCCAGAGAGATACCCCAGACAGCAGGCTTTGGTAAGGCATCTCAGAGTAAAAGATGTAGAAGAGATCAACTCTACTTGAATGCACAACAAAATGGGACTTGAAATTTAAAACAACACATCTTCCTTCTAAAAATTTTCCAAAGTTTGAAAAGGCAATTGCTTTTGTATAATCTCATGCAGAACCATTCAAATGTCAGAAGAACAGCAACATCGAAATTGCACTTATTTGTTGGTCTGTATTTACAGGAAGTTGAAACATGAGCCCATGCAAATCTCCAACCATGTGCCTGAAACAAGGATTGAAgcactcagccctgctctgtcagCAGTGGGTTCTTGTGCCCATCACTTACCCCACCCCAGTTCAGTGTTCTGGCCAAGTCGTTCCCTGTCCCCAAAGGTAGGATGGCCACAGGAGGAGGTGGGTTGATGCGTAAGTGGTCCAGAATGGAGAGTATCCAGCCCACCTGCTCAAGCAAGACAGTAAAAAGAAACCATTAGTTATCTTAGGGAccagcaggcaggcagaggcgACTTGGAGCACTAGTgatggcagaggagcagagatgggGTCTCCTTAGCCACAGTTGAGGCTATTCACAGTCTTTAACGCTCTAATCAGGTGCTGCAGGATATACCAGTAACCTCAGTGAGGACACTGGCCCTCAAAAGGGCTACAAATCCACACATGTTAGACTAGCACTCCCTGGAACAGTGCACGAGGGGACCCACAGCATCTCTGCTACCAGCTGAACCATGGATGCAGTATGCCCAGTTTGTCCTGTTCTGGATTGCAACAAGGAGGGCTGCTGTCTGCACTGGAAAGGCCTGGGGGAAGGGGCAccaggggatggaggggctggagactCACCGTGCCATCTCCCCCGCACGCCAGGATCCGGAGGTTGTGGACTTTGCGGTACAGCTCCAGCCTGTCGGAACAGGGAGGTTGAGGAGGGGAGAGTTACTGGAGGTGttacacagcagctgcctctcagAGGCCTTGGCATTCACAAAGCCACATCCATATCTCCCTCTATGAGCTGGGGGGAGAGCTCTCGGAAGGAGTTCTGGGACACggatgggggagagaaaggTGCTGCCCCCATCAGTACTCACGCCTCTTTGGGTCCACCCTGGCTGAGGTCAAAAACCTGCCGTGGGTTGAGATACCACATGAAGGATTGGATGATCTTGGCTCCCTATGGGGACAAGAAAGACTTCAGGTAATACTGAGTTCCCAGTGGACAGCAGAAGGAGGGATATGGTCCTGCCTGGGAACAGGCTAAGACAACACCATTCTGGAGGGGACACGGGCAAAGCCTGGCTGAGGTAGGAACTGCTGGGCAGCAAATTGGCATTGTGGCctcttgtgcagctgaagcTTCACCAAAACTATGATGACAGCTCAGCACTCAAATGGCAATGCCCTCACAGAGGTGTCTTCTTAGACATACCAGACAAGGCCATACCTGATTCCCACCGCTCTTGGGGTTCACAAACACCAGCAAGGGCTTCATGAGAGGAGCTGGCATGGGCTTGATGACAAAGGGTTTCCACCTCCCTTCCTGCAAGAGATACCACAGATCCTTCAACAAAGCTGGGGAAATGCAAACTGCCACCTCCACCTGAGCCCTAACATCATGCAGGTcagaagcaggaggaagaaaacatcCTAGCCACCCCATAAACTTTGTTTCTGGGATATACCCTGCCAGCAGGAACGCTCCCTCCACCTCAACCTCTTTGACGTCAGTACAGACCCAGAAAAGCCCACTTTTATTCTCAGCCTTGCTCCTCACTGTTCAGTCCCTCTGCCCTTCCAAGACAAGGTCATTCCCAGTCCCCTCATATCTTACTTACCTCGGCTCCCTTTTTGCTGGATTTCCGCTTGAATGAtgtcctcttctttttcttactaGATTTCAGTGGATTCTagagagaaaaggaacaaacacaaaaactcTGTGAGGAGCCACTGGGCAAGTGGTAACTTTGAGAGCCCCAAGTGAAGTGACCTACCTGGGGCCGCCGGACCCGCAGAATCCAGGTGGGAGGAACGACGACAGCAGCATGAGCCCCCAGTGAGCAGGGCTCTTCAATGTGTTGCAGCATGAAACACGAT
The DNA window shown above is from Camarhynchus parvulus chromosome 5, STF_HiC, whole genome shotgun sequence and carries:
- the DGKZ gene encoding diacylglycerol kinase zeta isoform X2; protein product: MQAARPPPSGGSPSAASSDTAAATADSSGASGSAEPEWGPPPPPLGRRHSNKRFTGLKLFGRRKAIAKSSLQHMVAQPSPALAMRSDSERQIRSTVDWSEAAVYGEHIWFETNVSGDFCYVGEQNCMAKLLQKPLSRRKCAACKIVVHTPCIEQLEKINFRCKPSFRESGSRNIREPIVVRHHWVHRRRQEGKCRQCGKGFQQKFAFHSKEIVAISCSWCKQAYHSKVSCFMLQHIEEPCSLGAHAAVVVPPTWILRVRRPQNPLKSSKKKKRTSFKRKSSKKGAEEGRWKPFVIKPMPAPLMKPLLVFVNPKSGGNQGAKIIQSFMWYLNPRQVFDLSQGGPKEALELYRKVHNLRILACGGDGTVGWILSILDHLRINPPPPVAILPLGTGNDLARTLNWGGGYTDEPLSKILSHVEDGNIVQLDRWNLHVEPNPDTNPEEKDEAAADKLPLDVFNNYFSLGFDARVTLEFHESREANPEKFNSRFRNKMFYAGTAFSDFLTGSSKDLAKHVRLVCDGIDLTSKIQDLKPQCLVFLNIPRYCAGTMPWGNPGEHHDFEPQRHDDGCIEVIGFTMTSLAALQVGGHGERLCQCRQVVLTTSKAIPMQVDGEPCKLAASCIHISLRNQANMLQKTKRRNSMPLLNDQQPVPERLRIRVSRISMRDYEALNYDKEKLKEASVPLGIIVVPGDSDLELCRTQIEKLQEEGDGAKPKTVSFQKLSPKWCFLDSTTADRFYRIDRAQEHLNYVTEISQDELYVLDPELVVTQTVSTSPAMPDLVDSSATPPGHHFAFPSCSSSPPSSPAPSAEPEHCLPLKDDLLIEAAKSGNFSKFQELHQAGRDLMVRDSSGQTVLHHAVKSGSKDIVKYIIENAPSEILDATEEENGETSLHQAAALRQRTICHYIVEAGASLMKTDLQGDTPKHRAEKANDPDLAAYLENRQHYQMIQREDQETAV